One genomic segment of Schistosoma haematobium chromosome 6, whole genome shotgun sequence includes these proteins:
- the FARS2_1 gene encoding Phenylalanyl-tRNA synthetase (EggNog:ENOG410V824~COG:J): MQLYEIPDIRLFWSKDEGFLNQFITDDIHAPIKYKPVSIFPPCVLDLSFWLNNSQSISSSLSSNSDGLDRIKIVERDIFDIVRSEAGDLIEQVKMNHFSYKSLKQFYK; this comes from the exons ATGCAGTTATACGAAATACCAGATATTCGATTATTTTGGTCAAAAGATGAAGGATttttgaatcagtttataactGATGATATTCATGCACCAATCAAATATAAG CCAGTCAGTATATTTCCTCCATGTGTATTGGATCTTTCATTTTGGTTAAACAACTCTCAATCAATATCATCATCTTTGTCTTCCAATTCTGATGGATTAGATAGAATAAAGATAGTTGAACGGGATATTTTCGATATTGTACGTTCCGAAGCTGGTGATCTCATAGAACAGGTAAAGATGAATCACTTTTCCTACAAATCACTTAAACagttttacaaataa